A genomic stretch from Nocardia wallacei includes:
- a CDS encoding DUF397 domain-containing protein yields the protein MSAVPAGVEWFKSSYSGGDKECVEVAFLPNGLVGVRDSKVRSGPALMFSGAEWSAFTAAAQRGDYNR from the coding sequence GTGAGCGCCGTTCCGGCTGGTGTCGAGTGGTTCAAGAGTAGCTACAGTGGTGGCGACAAAGAGTGTGTCGAGGTTGCCTTCCTCCCGAACGGCCTTGTGGGCGTTCGGGATTCGAAGGTCCGCTCCGGTCCCGCCTTGATGTTCAGCGGTGCTGAATGGTCGGCTTTCACGGCGGCGGCGCAGCGCGGGGACTACAACCGCTGA
- a CDS encoding helix-turn-helix domain-containing protein — MSENGSTLPRRQLGRYLRNGREECGLTLQQVGTLIRRSASTVQRIEKGMVANLREEDLDALCRIYEFDADQTAAMKILAAQGNVLSWWQEFGDLLPANFDFYVGLEAAARGMTTYQSELVPGLLQIPAYASALMHAVYPDDSSEEHERRVRLRMRRQIRITRKAQPICLDVVLRESALRGMVGGPRVMAAQLKHLADVGTRPNVNLRVLPFSAGFPLGVAVGPFVLLEFGSDATGEPLEPPVVYVENFAGDLYLEKHHVVRRYHQAYESIRSQALDAVASRNLLRQLAKEYA, encoded by the coding sequence ATGTCGGAGAACGGGTCTACGTTGCCGCGGCGGCAACTGGGGCGGTACCTGCGGAACGGTCGGGAGGAGTGCGGGCTGACGCTGCAGCAGGTGGGAACGTTGATACGGCGCAGCGCTAGCACGGTGCAGCGGATCGAGAAGGGGATGGTGGCGAACCTGCGGGAGGAGGACTTGGACGCGCTGTGCAGAATCTACGAGTTCGACGCCGACCAGACCGCTGCGATGAAGATCCTTGCGGCCCAGGGGAATGTGCTCAGTTGGTGGCAGGAGTTCGGTGATCTGCTCCCCGCGAACTTCGACTTCTACGTAGGACTGGAGGCTGCCGCCCGTGGGATGACGACGTATCAATCGGAGTTGGTACCGGGGTTGCTCCAGATCCCGGCCTACGCCAGCGCGCTCATGCACGCGGTCTATCCCGACGACAGTTCGGAGGAGCACGAGCGTCGGGTCCGATTGCGGATGCGTCGACAGATCCGAATCACGCGTAAGGCACAGCCGATCTGTCTCGACGTCGTTCTCCGGGAGTCTGCTCTTCGGGGCATGGTCGGTGGCCCGCGTGTGATGGCAGCTCAGCTCAAGCACCTGGCCGATGTAGGGACCCGACCGAATGTGAACCTCCGAGTGCTCCCGTTCAGCGCGGGCTTTCCGTTGGGAGTCGCGGTCGGCCCGTTCGTCCTGCTCGAGTTCGGCAGCGATGCCACAGGCGAGCCGCTCGAGCCGCCCGTCGTCTACGTGGAGAACTTCGCGGGTGACTTGTATTTGGAGAAGCACCATGTTGTACGGCGGTACCATCAGGCGTACGAGAGCATCCGTAGCCAGGCACTGGATGCGGTTGCCAGTCGAAACCTGCTTCGGCAGTTAGCGAAGGAGTATGCGTGA
- a CDS encoding DUF3558 domain-containing protein — MKHANLGAYCVAIAAVAMLAAGCTSGQGASNESDTLSSSSLSPSAEATRQAPQPTLTAQALQPPEQHPAPGRTAVVFDPCTWIPDDSIVKAGFDPNSRTRGSDQTGVQTFLACRFSSQPRLLTVMSGNVTWDEDLQKNSSRSEPISVNGREAMWVHDPGIRRGCEIHMRTKVGFVDLLTTLTVDGAVQGLRPCDGLLEIATAIEPSIGKDN, encoded by the coding sequence ATGAAACACGCCAACCTGGGCGCCTATTGCGTGGCGATCGCAGCCGTTGCCATGCTGGCCGCGGGATGTACATCCGGCCAAGGCGCATCGAATGAATCCGACACACTGTCATCCTCGAGCCTGTCGCCGAGTGCCGAAGCAACCCGACAGGCGCCGCAACCCACGCTGACAGCACAGGCATTGCAGCCTCCGGAACAGCATCCCGCACCCGGCCGAACCGCTGTGGTCTTCGACCCGTGCACATGGATACCGGACGACTCTATTGTCAAAGCGGGCTTCGATCCGAACAGCCGCACGCGCGGTAGTGACCAGACTGGCGTGCAGACCTTCCTGGCGTGCAGATTCAGTTCACAGCCGCGACTGCTGACAGTCATGTCCGGAAATGTGACTTGGGACGAGGACCTGCAGAAGAACAGCTCTCGGAGTGAGCCGATATCGGTCAACGGGAGAGAGGCCATGTGGGTCCATGATCCCGGTATTCGGCGAGGCTGCGAGATTCATATGCGCACAAAAGTTGGTTTCGTTGATCTCCTTACGACCTTGACTGTCGATGGAGCGGTCCAAGGCCTACGTCCGTGCGACGGCCTACTGGAGATCGCGACCGCGATCGAGCCTTCCATCGGCAAGGACAACTGA